From the genome of Nitrosopumilus sp., one region includes:
- a CDS encoding HEAT repeat domain-containing protein: MENVLKNLEFGNSNEKIKTLESLDSTDNPEVLRKIVSKLDDTDIKVRGEAFSSLVLNKNKIVDFLIDDLNSESENMKCSILLILGNRNEISSIPDIIKLVKDKKPAVRSCAIGTLGHLQAQKNSSVFREALSDSNIEVRKSALQAIIDLKITVSKNEIKNILKENDSEIEKMISLIEK; this comes from the coding sequence TTGGAAAATGTTTTAAAAAATTTAGAATTTGGGAACAGCAATGAAAAAATTAAAACTCTAGAATCATTAGACAGCACGGATAATCCAGAGGTTTTGAGAAAAATAGTTTCAAAGTTAGATGATACTGACATCAAAGTACGAGGAGAAGCATTTAGCTCACTAGTCCTAAATAAAAATAAAATTGTGGATTTTTTGATTGACGATTTAAACTCTGAAAGTGAAAATATGAAATGCTCAATATTGCTCATATTGGGAAACAGAAATGAGATATCATCCATTCCAGACATAATAAAATTAGTAAAAGATAAAAAACCAGCAGTCAGATCATGTGCAATAGGGACATTGGGACATCTACAAGCTCAAAAAAATAGCAGTGTTTTCCGGGAAGCATTATCAGATTCCAACATAGAAGTAAGAAAAAGCGCATTACAGGCAATAATTGATTTGAAGATTACAGTTTCAAAAAATGAAATCAAAAATATTTTGAAAGAGAATGATTCTGAAATCGAGAAAATGATATCATTAATAGAAAAATAA
- a CDS encoding Trm112 family protein — protein sequence MNKTMMNILACPIDKSHPLELFEIKAKGEVISEGALFCTKCSRFYPIIEEIPIMLPDELRDKKQEMEFLKNNKEQLPEKIIANGNPWHL from the coding sequence ATGAACAAAACAATGATGAATATTTTGGCATGTCCTATTGACAAGAGTCATCCCTTGGAATTATTTGAAATCAAGGCAAAAGGCGAGGTGATATCAGAAGGGGCATTGTTTTGTACAAAATGCTCCAGATTCTATCCGATAATTGAAGAAATTCCAATTATGCTTCCTGATGAGTTGCGAGACAAAAAACAAGAGATGGAATTTCTAAAAAACAACAAAGAACAGTTGCCAGAAAAGATTATCGCAAACGGAAATCCATGGCATTTGTGA
- a CDS encoding N-acetyltransferase has protein sequence MINNFISKKAKIGQNVQIWHFSYVGDDVEIGDNVKIGSLAHIDYDVEIGDNTKIEGQAYIPPLSRIGKNVFIGPATVLTNDPYPMNSKMVGVTIEDNAVIGARVVIKAGITVGKNSVVGMGAVVTKDVPENTVVMGAPAFIRYSREEYDKKQRKWKES, from the coding sequence ATGATCAATAATTTTATTTCAAAAAAAGCAAAAATAGGTCAAAACGTACAGATCTGGCATTTTTCATACGTTGGCGATGACGTAGAAATTGGCGACAATGTCAAAATCGGTTCTCTGGCACATATCGACTATGACGTAGAAATTGGCGACAATACAAAAATTGAAGGTCAGGCATACATTCCGCCGCTCTCAAGAATTGGGAAAAACGTATTCATCGGTCCAGCAACAGTCCTGACAAATGATCCATACCCCATGAACAGCAAGATGGTTGGCGTTACAATTGAAGACAATGCAGTGATCGGGGCTCGCGTAGTCATCAAAGCGGGCATCACAGTTGGAAAGAACAGCGTGGTTGGAATGGGTGCTGTCGTGACAAAAGATGTTCCTGAAAATACTGTCGTGATGGGAGCACCAGCATTCATCAGATACAGCAGAGAGGAATACGACAAGAAGCAAAGGAAATGGAAAGAAAGTTAG
- a CDS encoding gfo/Idh/MocA family oxidoreductase, which yields MKIVQIGIGGWGKNHTRILSQLNVLVAVCDTDTQKSKEYGEKYSISHYDTLDRLLISEEFDAALVVTPTSTHTEITRKLLEARKHVFVEKPMTYKSKDGEELAKLAVKNKVILTCGYIERFNPAVDVVKKMVKEKKYGDLVMLEFHRENRIPLHIKDVGIIYDTSVHDIDTANWLFAGMPHVVFARAGKIKHEHEDFASIMLGYDNDKVAIISSNWITPNKIRKFNAVCTDATISSDFISQEVTVGKNEESEIIQIEKQEPLMLEIQSFIGAIECKNEQVIKAQEAVNVTKIAEAALLSSQKGIPIYLDLR from the coding sequence ATGAAGATCGTCCAGATAGGAATTGGCGGATGGGGCAAAAATCATACGAGAATTTTGTCGCAATTGAATGTCCTAGTAGCAGTTTGTGATACAGATACTCAAAAAAGCAAAGAATACGGAGAAAAATATTCAATCAGTCATTACGACACGTTAGACAGATTACTAATCTCGGAAGAATTTGACGCAGCATTAGTGGTTACACCTACATCCACCCATACGGAAATTACAAGAAAGCTGCTAGAAGCAAGAAAACACGTCTTTGTAGAAAAGCCAATGACATACAAATCAAAGGATGGTGAAGAACTTGCAAAGCTTGCAGTAAAAAACAAAGTAATTCTGACATGCGGATATATTGAAAGATTCAATCCGGCAGTAGACGTTGTGAAAAAAATGGTCAAAGAGAAGAAATATGGCGATCTAGTAATGCTTGAATTTCACAGAGAGAACAGAATACCCCTACACATCAAAGATGTTGGAATCATTTACGATACCTCAGTTCACGACATAGACACTGCGAATTGGTTGTTTGCAGGCATGCCACATGTGGTATTTGCAAGGGCAGGAAAAATTAAGCACGAGCATGAGGATTTTGCAAGCATAATGCTGGGATACGATAACGATAAAGTGGCAATAATTTCATCAAATTGGATTACACCAAATAAAATCAGGAAGTTCAATGCCGTGTGTACGGATGCGACAATTTCATCAGACTTTATCAGTCAAGAAGTCACTGTAGGAAAAAATGAGGAGTCAGAAATTATCCAAATTGAAAAACAAGAACCGTTGATGCTAGAAATTCAGAGCTTTATCGGAGCAATAGAATGTAAAAATGAGCAGGTGATCAAGGCACAGGAAGCTGTCAACGTTACAAAAATTGCCGAAGCTGCACTTTTATCTAGTCAGAAAGGAATTCCAATCTATCTGGATCTAAGATGA
- a CDS encoding branched-chain amino acid transaminase — translation MKLPLSKYVWFDGKYTLTEKATIPITTHAIHYGTSIFEGIRAYWNGRNLNIFRLDEHVKRFRRSGQFYDISLNFSDQEITDAVIGICKKNKINESCYIRPFYFVGDYGISLHVTKNAPTSVAIFTFPFGDLFDKNGITAGVVSWRKFSDMSTPPQAKMGGNYLNSIIATQEAKRNGVDEAILLDQNGNVSEAPGENVFIVRNNQLVTPSLTSSALEGITRDAILRIGKDLDMDVVERNITRSELTISDEIFLTGTAAEITPIISMDSVKIGNGKPGDITKKMMQEYTDIVMSKNEDYSHWLTEAY, via the coding sequence ATGAAACTTCCACTCTCAAAATATGTCTGGTTTGACGGAAAATATACCCTTACAGAAAAAGCTACAATTCCAATCACAACACATGCGATTCACTACGGAACGTCAATCTTTGAAGGAATAAGGGCATATTGGAACGGAAGAAATCTCAACATATTCAGACTGGATGAACATGTAAAGCGATTCAGAAGATCAGGTCAATTCTACGACATTTCACTTAATTTTTCAGATCAAGAAATCACCGACGCGGTAATTGGCATTTGTAAAAAAAACAAGATCAATGAATCTTGCTACATCAGGCCATTTTATTTTGTGGGCGATTATGGAATCAGCCTTCATGTGACAAAAAATGCACCGACAAGTGTGGCGATTTTCACATTTCCTTTTGGGGATCTGTTTGACAAAAATGGGATAACTGCAGGAGTCGTATCTTGGAGAAAGTTCTCAGACATGTCTACACCGCCACAGGCAAAAATGGGTGGCAACTATCTTAATTCGATCATTGCCACGCAGGAGGCAAAAAGAAACGGGGTGGATGAAGCAATCTTGCTTGACCAGAATGGAAATGTTAGCGAGGCGCCAGGTGAGAATGTCTTCATTGTAAGAAACAATCAACTGGTGACACCGTCACTTACATCATCAGCACTGGAAGGAATTACACGTGATGCCATACTCAGAATTGGAAAAGATTTGGACATGGATGTGGTTGAAAGAAACATTACAAGAAGTGAACTGACCATATCAGATGAAATTTTCCTAACGGGAACCGCAGCTGAAATAACACCGATTATTTCAATGGATTCTGTAAAGATAGGCAACGGTAAACCTGGAGACATTACAAAAAAAATGATGCAAGAGTATACGGACATTGTAATGAGTAAGAATGAAGACTACTCCCATTGGTTAACTGAGGCATATTAG
- a CDS encoding carboxyvinyl-carboxyphosphonate phosphorylmutase, which translates to MLESKNPLVIPGVYDALGAKIAQKVGFKAIFQTGYGTSATLFGMPDYGFVGSTETVDNARRICNAVSMPVIVDADTGYGNALSVWKLVKELESGGAGGIFLEDQKWPKRCGHMQGKEVVPQEEYTEKLSAAIDARESKNFIIVARTDARATEGLDEAIQRGKQNKKTGADAIFVEAPESLEEMKQIGKEISAPLVANMIEGGATPLNSSETLNKLGFKIILYPLSVLYANTFATMNILKELKETGSTVKHKQRLVNFDQFNELIELQKFRKMEKKYEKSKSE; encoded by the coding sequence ATGTTAGAATCAAAAAATCCGCTTGTAATTCCAGGTGTTTATGATGCATTAGGTGCAAAAATTGCTCAAAAAGTAGGATTCAAAGCCATATTTCAAACAGGCTATGGAACATCTGCAACACTATTTGGAATGCCAGATTATGGATTTGTCGGATCTACGGAAACAGTAGATAATGCCAGAAGGATTTGCAATGCAGTGTCAATGCCGGTAATTGTTGATGCGGATACTGGGTATGGAAACGCATTGAGCGTGTGGAAGTTGGTAAAAGAATTGGAATCAGGTGGTGCAGGAGGTATTTTCCTAGAAGATCAAAAATGGCCTAAAAGATGCGGACACATGCAAGGAAAAGAAGTAGTTCCTCAAGAAGAATATACAGAGAAGCTATCTGCTGCGATAGATGCCAGAGAAAGTAAGAACTTCATAATAGTCGCAAGAACGGATGCAAGAGCAACAGAAGGACTTGATGAAGCAATCCAGCGCGGAAAACAAAACAAAAAGACGGGAGCAGATGCAATTTTTGTTGAAGCACCAGAGTCATTGGAAGAGATGAAGCAGATCGGAAAAGAAATCAGTGCACCGTTGGTTGCCAACATGATTGAGGGAGGAGCAACGCCGTTGAATTCATCCGAGACATTGAACAAGTTGGGATTTAAAATAATTCTCTACCCGCTTTCAGTACTATATGCCAACACGTTTGCAACGATGAATATTTTAAAAGAGCTAAAAGAGACAGGAAGCACAGTAAAGCACAAACAAAGATTAGTTAACTTTGATCAGTTCAACGAACTGATTGAACTTCAGAAATTCAGAAAAATGGAAAAGAAATACGAAAAATCAAAAAGTGAATAA
- a CDS encoding DNA-binding protein produces the protein MSNETRDTVFIGKKPLMAYVTSALIQLANLPTVNIKARGLSIGRAVDVAQIIARKTENAGYTIGEIKISSESLESQDGKTRNVSTIEIEIKRVTS, from the coding sequence ATGTCAAATGAAACTCGAGACACCGTATTCATTGGTAAGAAACCATTGATGGCATATGTAACATCAGCGCTAATTCAATTGGCAAACTTACCTACCGTCAACATCAAAGCTAGGGGACTCAGCATAGGTCGTGCTGTTGATGTAGCTCAAATCATTGCAAGAAAAACCGAAAATGCAGGCTACACTATAGGAGAAATCAAAATTAGCTCAGAGTCACTAGAGTCACAAGATGGTAAAACCAGAAACGTCTCAACAATAGAAATTGAAATAAAGAGAGTCACATCGTAA
- a CDS encoding ferredoxin--NADP reductase produces the protein MVVDNKATVTYVQLLKEDLVILRMVPKEGPVPDYKAGQFITLGLSNPADNGKIVRRAYSIASHPENRDYIEIVIRWVRKPLPGRLTTQLFNVKEGDEILWLKPTGRALLINEELTNGEKDNRRIICIGGGTGLAPFVSFAQHLHDSNDKREIIVLHGASYVDELSYKDLLTNLENESIAKGKDEWNFRYRAAISRPQEWFNRSWAGQVGRVETFLRPRDNGISALEELIQDKITKENTIFYVCGWQGTIDGVMDFLNPKDFVTEHDKREDGSFEVKYESYG, from the coding sequence ATGGTAGTAGACAACAAAGCGACAGTCACATATGTTCAATTGCTAAAAGAAGATCTAGTCATTTTAAGAATGGTGCCAAAAGAAGGTCCAGTTCCAGATTACAAGGCAGGTCAATTTATCACGCTGGGATTATCGAATCCTGCAGACAATGGAAAGATAGTCAGACGTGCATATTCGATTGCATCGCACCCCGAAAACAGAGATTATATCGAGATAGTAATTAGATGGGTAAGAAAACCACTTCCCGGTAGATTAACCACACAACTATTTAATGTAAAAGAGGGAGACGAGATCCTCTGGCTAAAACCTACAGGTAGAGCATTGCTGATTAATGAAGAACTAACAAACGGAGAAAAAGACAACAGAAGAATTATTTGTATAGGTGGCGGAACAGGTCTTGCACCATTTGTCAGCTTTGCACAGCACCTTCACGACTCAAATGATAAACGTGAGATCATTGTCTTGCACGGAGCAAGTTACGTAGATGAATTAAGCTACAAAGATTTGCTAACCAATCTTGAAAATGAAAGCATTGCCAAAGGCAAGGACGAGTGGAATTTTAGATATAGAGCAGCAATTAGTCGGCCTCAAGAATGGTTTAACAGATCGTGGGCAGGTCAAGTCGGAAGAGTCGAGACATTCCTAAGACCAAGAGACAACGGAATATCAGCGCTGGAAGAATTAATTCAAGATAAGATTACTAAAGAAAATACAATTTTCTATGTTTGTGGTTGGCAAGGAACAATCGACGGAGTGATGGACTTTCTGAATCCCAAAGATTTCGTTACAGAGCACGACAAACGTGAAGATGGAAGCTTTGAAGTCAAATACGAATCATACGGATAG